In Candidatus Eisenbacteria bacterium, the DNA window GCACCCGCCTCAGCGGTTACGCGGGACATGCCTCGCTCAACAAGATCGCCGGAAAGCACTGGCTGGGATCCCTCACGTATCAGGACTGGAGCCCGGGATTCGAGATCAACGACCTGGGGTTCCAGAACGCCGCCGATCAGAGGGCGTTCTCCACGCTCGCGCTCTACAAGGAGGACAAGCCGGGGAAAGTGATCCGCAGCTGGGACGCCTTCGTCTTCTCGAACTGGTCCTGGAACTACGGCGGCGCGCAGACCTACGAGGAGTACGCGGCCGTGTGGGAGGGGACGTGGTCCTCGTACTGGTTCACCATGCTCCGGGGCGAGTGGTATCCCGGAAACCACGACGACAAGCTGACGCGGGGCGGCCCGCTCTCGGCGCTACCGCCCGGGGGGACGATCCGCGCGAGCCTCAACACCGACTCGAGACGGTCCACCCGGCTCAACCTGAGCGGCACCGTCGCGTGGGACGACGCCGGTGGGCACCTGCGGCAGATCAACACGTCGCTCTCGATCAGTCCCATGACGGCGCTCAAGATCCGGTTCGAGCCTGGATTCCGGAAGCTGCGGGACATGGCGCAGTACGTCCAGACGGTCGAGGATCCGACCGCGGCGGAGACCTATGGCTCCCGCTACGTGTTCGGGACCCTCGATCAGAACCAGGTCTCGCTCGACACGCGGCTGGACTGGACCTTCTCCCCGAAGCTGAGCCTCCAGCTCTACGTGCAGCCCTTGATCGTGGCGGGGGACTACACCGACCTCAAGGAGCTACGCACGTCGTCCCGGTACGACTTCAGCGTGTACGGCAGGAACACGGGCACGATCACGACCGACGCGGAGGGGGACGCCACGGTGGATCCGGACGGCGCCGGTCCCGCGGCGGCGTTCGACGTGGCGAACCCCGACTTCAACTTCCGCTCCTTCCGCGGCAACGCCGTGCTCCGCTGGGAGTACCGCCCCGGATCGGCCCTCTTCCTCGTCTGGCAGCAAGGACGAGAGGAGACCGCGTCCATGGGGGATTTCGACTTCTCCCGGGACTGGAGAGCCCTGAGCGACATCCCTCCCGAGAACGTTCTCGCCCTCAAAGCCACCTACTGGATCCCGCTCTAACCTCCGTCCGCATCCTCCGGGCCTTCGACCGCCTTCTGTGATAGGGTAGTGCGCTGCGAACGCATCCGGCGCGACACCCGTCACGACTTCAACCGGGAGGAACACGATGACGTTCGAGCGGACCCTGCCCTGCCGCCGGCCGCTCCTCGCCTCGGCCGCGACCGCCTGCCTCGTCGCCATGATCCTGATCGGCTGTGCCCCGGAGCGGAAGGAGAGCCTCGCGGACGTGCGCGCCGCCATCGACGCGGTGAACGGCCAGTTCGAGGACGCCTTCTCGCGCGGGGACGCCGCCCGCATCTCCACGCTCTACGCGGAGGACGCTCAGATCTATCCGCCGGGAAATCCTCCCGTATCGGGACGGGTGGAGATCGAGAGGACGTGGAGGGGCGTGCTCGCCCTTCCCGTGAAGGAGATGCGCCTCGAAACGGCCG includes these proteins:
- a CDS encoding SgcJ/EcaC family oxidoreductase — encoded protein: MTFERTLPCRRPLLASAATACLVAMILIGCAPERKESLADVRAAIDAVNGQFEDAFSRGDAARISTLYAEDAQIYPPGNPPVSGRVEIERTWRGVLALPVKEMRLETAEVQAFGDDATEVGRYTLIANDGRELDAGKYIVLWKRGAGGWKIHRDIWNSDAPLVTAPPVAPPDSLP